A window from Pseudooceanicola algae encodes these proteins:
- the hrcA gene encoding heat-inducible transcriptional repressor HrcA: MVAKNSILDEMNDRSREVFRRVVEGYLANGEPVGSRTLTRMMSEKVSAATIRNVMQDLEYLGLLDSPHISAGRVPTQSGLRMFVDGLLEVGDLDMSDREKIDATVGNGGDVGAMLDRIGSALSFATRGASLVLAPKHEAPIKHIEFVSLGHDRALVVLVFADGHVENRLFTPPPGQTPSSMREAANFLNAALEGRTLSDIKGVVAQEIDTRKQQIDGLARALVDSGLAVWEGEGVHEERLIVRGRANLLEGEQEDLDRIRILFDDLERKRDIAEFLELTEDGDGVRIFIGSENKLFSLSGSSLVVSPYMNADRKIIGAVGVIGPTRLNYGRIVPIVDYTAQLVGRMISDRA; this comes from the coding sequence ATGGTAGCAAAAAATTCGATCCTTGATGAGATGAATGACCGCTCGCGCGAGGTGTTTCGGCGGGTTGTCGAAGGCTATCTGGCGAACGGAGAGCCCGTTGGATCCCGCACCCTGACCCGGATGATGAGCGAAAAGGTCTCGGCGGCCACGATCCGCAACGTGATGCAGGATCTGGAATACCTCGGCTTGCTAGACAGTCCCCATATCAGCGCCGGGCGGGTGCCGACCCAGTCCGGCCTGCGGATGTTCGTCGATGGTCTGCTCGAGGTGGGTGATCTGGACATGTCGGACCGCGAAAAGATCGACGCAACGGTCGGCAACGGCGGCGATGTGGGGGCGATGCTGGACCGGATCGGATCCGCGCTCAGCTTTGCCACACGGGGCGCGTCTCTGGTGCTGGCGCCCAAGCACGAGGCACCGATCAAGCACATAGAATTCGTTTCCCTGGGCCATGATCGCGCCCTGGTGGTGCTGGTCTTTGCTGATGGTCACGTGGAAAATCGGCTTTTCACGCCGCCGCCGGGGCAAACCCCCAGTTCGATGCGCGAGGCCGCGAATTTCCTGAACGCGGCGCTGGAGGGGCGCACGCTTTCGGACATCAAGGGCGTCGTCGCGCAGGAAATCGACACCCGAAAGCAGCAGATCGACGGGCTGGCGCGGGCGTTGGTCGACAGCGGCCTGGCGGTCTGGGAAGGCGAGGGCGTGCATGAGGAGCGGCTGATCGTACGCGGTCGGGCGAATCTGCTGGAAGGCGAACAGGAAGACCTTGATCGCATCCGCATCCTGTTCGATGACCTGGAACGCAAGCGGGACATCGCTGAATTCCTCGAACTGACCGAGGATGGCGACGGTGTGCGCATTTTTATCGGTTCAGAGAACAAACTTTTCTCACTTTCCGGTTCCTCTCTGGTGGTGTCTCCCTATATGAACGCGGATCGAAAGATCATCGGTGCGGTCGGCGTGATCGGGCCCACACGGCTCAATTACGGACGGATCGTTCCGATCGTGGATTACACGGCACAGCTGGTCGGACGGATGATCTCCGACCGCGCGTGA
- a CDS encoding nucleotide exchange factor GrpE produces MAEPKDEDFLDDLEAAEAEAYAAEEEEIDGEAAELDAVIAERDAFRDKFMRVLADAENARKRAEKQRREAEQYGGSKLSRDMLPVYDNMKRALEAMGEKTEENAALLEGIELTMRELVNVFRKHGIVTITPAVGEKFDPNHHEAMFEAPLPGTKAGEIIQVSAEGFMLHDRLLRPAQVGVSSNPG; encoded by the coding sequence ATGGCAGAGCCGAAGGACGAAGACTTTCTGGACGATCTCGAAGCGGCAGAGGCAGAAGCCTATGCTGCGGAAGAAGAAGAGATCGACGGCGAGGCGGCCGAGCTTGACGCGGTGATCGCTGAACGGGATGCCTTCCGCGACAAGTTCATGCGCGTGCTGGCCGATGCGGAAAACGCCCGCAAGCGGGCTGAAAAGCAACGCAGGGAAGCCGAGCAATATGGCGGCTCCAAGCTGTCCCGCGACATGCTGCCGGTCTACGACAACATGAAGCGCGCGCTCGAAGCCATGGGCGAGAAGACCGAAGAAAACGCGGCCCTGCTGGAAGGCATCGAGCTGACCATGCGCGAACTGGTCAACGTCTTCCGCAAACACGGCATCGTGACGATTACGCCGGCTGTCGGCGAAAAGTTCGACCCGAACCACCACGAGGCCATGTTCGAAGCCCCGCTGCCCGGCACCAAGGCCGGCGAGATCATCCAGGTCTCGGCAGAAGGCTTCATGCTGCACGACCGCCTTCTGCGACCGGCCCAGGTCGGCGTTAGCTCCAATCCCGGCTGA
- the rph gene encoding ribonuclease PH — protein sequence MRPSGRDLSEMRQVSIEIDVTKHAEGSCLIKVGDTHVLCTATLEARVPPFIKGSGLGWVTAEYGMLPRSTTSRMRREAAAGKQGGRTVEIQRLIGRSLRAGVDRVALGERQITIDCDVLQADGGTRCASITGGWVALRLAVNKLMKAGDVISDPLVDPVAAVSCGIYAGQPVLDLDYPEDSEAGVDGNFVMTGTGKLIEVQMSAEGSVFSRDQMNQLMDLAEKGVAELAALQKEATGA from the coding sequence ATGCGACCGTCTGGTAGAGATTTAAGCGAAATGCGTCAGGTTTCAATCGAGATCGACGTGACGAAACATGCGGAAGGCTCCTGCCTGATCAAGGTTGGCGATACCCATGTGCTGTGCACCGCGACGCTGGAAGCCCGCGTGCCGCCCTTCATCAAGGGGTCCGGCCTGGGCTGGGTCACGGCAGAATACGGCATGCTGCCCCGGTCAACCACGTCGCGGATGCGGCGCGAGGCTGCTGCGGGCAAGCAAGGCGGAAGAACCGTTGAAATTCAAAGACTTATCGGAAGATCCCTGCGCGCTGGCGTGGATCGCGTTGCCCTTGGGGAACGCCAGATCACGATCGATTGCGATGTGTTGCAGGCCGATGGCGGGACGCGCTGCGCCTCGATCACCGGGGGCTGGGTTGCCCTGCGCCTAGCGGTCAACAAGCTGATGAAGGCCGGCGATGTGATCTCTGATCCGCTGGTCGACCCGGTGGCGGCCGTGTCTTGCGGGATCTATGCGGGGCAGCCGGTGCTGGACCTCGACTACCCCGAGGACAGCGAAGCCGGCGTTGACGGAAACTTTGTCATGACCGGCACCGGCAAGCTGATCGAAGTGCAGATGTCCGCCGAAGGGTCTGTCTTTTCCCGCGATCAGATGAACCAGTTGATGGATCTGGCCGAAAAAGGCGTAGCAGAACTCGCCGCCCTGCAGAAAGAGGCCACCGGTGCGTAA